Proteins encoded in a region of the Magallana gigas chromosome 8, xbMagGiga1.1, whole genome shotgun sequence genome:
- the LOC105332783 gene encoding beta-arrestin-1 isoform X4: MLVYSDQHHSERVFKKSSPSGKITTYLGKRDFIDHLTHIDPIDGIVLIDKDSLRGRKVFAHVLAAFRYGREDLDVLGLTFRKDLYLANYQVYPPVEDQAKPLTNLQERLIRKLGPNAYPFYFELPPNTPASVTLQPAPGDTGKPCGVDYELKTFVAENADEKPHRRNSVRLAIRKLTYAPEAPAPQPSAEAKKDFMMSPGHIKLEASLDKEKYYHGESIAVNVLVDNNTTKSVRKIKISVRQFADICLFSTAQYKCSVAEIDSEEGFPIQPSQIGFCKVFYLTPLLSNNRDKRGLALDGKLRHEDTNLASSTIMTESSQKENLGIVVSYRVKVRLILGFGSGDLCVELPFTLTHPKPPESPPPSRPISVVSKEGENAPVDTDLIQLDTNGVEPVKDDDFIFEDFARLRLKGHDPDDTEA, translated from the exons ggtTTTCAAAAAAAGCAGTCCAAGTGGGAAG ATAACTACATACCTAGGAAAACGAGACTTTATTGATCACCTAACTCATATAGATCCCATAG ATGGAATAGTTCTGATTGATAAAGATTCCCTCAGAGGAAGGAAAGTATTCGCCCATGTGTTGGCTGCGTTTCGTTATGGACGTGAAGACCTGGATGTGCTCGGTCTGACTTTTAGAAAGGACCTTTACTTGGCCAATTATCAGGTGTATCCCCCAGTGGAGGACCAGGCTAAACCCCTCACAAACCTACAGGAGCGCCTCATCAGAAAGCTAGGACCAAATGCCTACCCCTTCTACTTTGAG CTTCCTCCAAATACCCCTGCTTCCGTCACACTACAGCCGGCTCCGGGGGACACGGGAAAG ccATGTGGGGTGGACTATGAGCTAAAGACATTTGTTGCTGAGAATGCAGATGAAAAACCACATAGAAG AAATTCAGTTCGTCTGGCAATCAGGAAGCTGACATATGCCCCCGAGGCGCCCGCACCCCAGCCTAGTGCCGAGGCTAAAAAAGACTTCATGATGAGCCCGGGCCACATCAAGCTAGAGGCCTCACTAGATAAGGAA AAATACTACCATGGAGAGAGTATAGCAGTCAATGTATTGGTGGATAATAATACCACTAAGTCTGTCAGAAAAATCAAGATATCAG TTCGCCAGTTTGctgatatttgtttgttttcaacTGCACAGTATAAATGTAGCGTTGCAGAAATTGATAGCGA GGAGGGTTTTCCTATTCAACCTAGTCAGATTGGGTTTTGCAAAGTTTTTTACCTGACACCATTGTTGTCCAATAATCGAGACAAACGTGGCTTAGCATTAGATGGCAAACTCCGACATGAAGATACAAATCTGGCCAGTTCTACAAT TATGACAGAATCTAGTCAAAAGGAAAACCTGGGAATTGTCGTGTCTTACAGAGTGAAAGTGAGGCTCATCCTGGGATTTGGATCGGG AGACCTGTGTGTGGAGCTACCTTTTACCCTGACTCATCCTAAACCTCCGGAATCTCCTCCCCCCTCCCGTCCTATCAGCGTGGTCTCCAAGGAAGGCGAGAACGCACCAGTGGACACAGACCTCATACAATTAGACACCAA tGGAGTGGAGCCAGTCAAAGATGATGACTTTATATTTGAAGACTTTGCAAGACTAAGATTAAAAGGTCATGATCCAGATGACACAGAAGCTTAA
- the LOC105332783 gene encoding beta-arrestin-1 isoform X2, with amino-acid sequence MPSQDLAANSPKCRVFKKSSPSGKITTYLGKRDFIDHLTHIDPIDGIVLIDKDSLRGRKVFAHVLAAFRYGREDLDVLGLTFRKDLYLANYQVYPPVEDQAKPLTNLQERLIRKLGPNAYPFYFELPPNTPASVTLQPAPGDTGKPCGVDYELKTFVAENADEKPHRRNSVRLAIRKLTYAPEAPAPQPSAEAKKDFMMSPGHIKLEASLDKEKYYHGESIAVNVLVDNNTTKSVRKIKISVRQFADICLFSTAQYKCSVAEIDSEEGFPIQPSQIGFCKVFYLTPLLSNNRDKRGLALDGKLRHEDTNLASSTIMTESSQKENLGIVVSYRVKVRLILGFGSGDLCVELPFTLTHPKPPESPPPSRPISVVSKEGENAPVDTDLIQLDTNGVEPVKDDDFIFEDFARLRLKGHDPDDTEA; translated from the exons ggtTTTCAAAAAAAGCAGTCCAAGTGGGAAG ATAACTACATACCTAGGAAAACGAGACTTTATTGATCACCTAACTCATATAGATCCCATAG ATGGAATAGTTCTGATTGATAAAGATTCCCTCAGAGGAAGGAAAGTATTCGCCCATGTGTTGGCTGCGTTTCGTTATGGACGTGAAGACCTGGATGTGCTCGGTCTGACTTTTAGAAAGGACCTTTACTTGGCCAATTATCAGGTGTATCCCCCAGTGGAGGACCAGGCTAAACCCCTCACAAACCTACAGGAGCGCCTCATCAGAAAGCTAGGACCAAATGCCTACCCCTTCTACTTTGAG CTTCCTCCAAATACCCCTGCTTCCGTCACACTACAGCCGGCTCCGGGGGACACGGGAAAG ccATGTGGGGTGGACTATGAGCTAAAGACATTTGTTGCTGAGAATGCAGATGAAAAACCACATAGAAG AAATTCAGTTCGTCTGGCAATCAGGAAGCTGACATATGCCCCCGAGGCGCCCGCACCCCAGCCTAGTGCCGAGGCTAAAAAAGACTTCATGATGAGCCCGGGCCACATCAAGCTAGAGGCCTCACTAGATAAGGAA AAATACTACCATGGAGAGAGTATAGCAGTCAATGTATTGGTGGATAATAATACCACTAAGTCTGTCAGAAAAATCAAGATATCAG TTCGCCAGTTTGctgatatttgtttgttttcaacTGCACAGTATAAATGTAGCGTTGCAGAAATTGATAGCGA GGAGGGTTTTCCTATTCAACCTAGTCAGATTGGGTTTTGCAAAGTTTTTTACCTGACACCATTGTTGTCCAATAATCGAGACAAACGTGGCTTAGCATTAGATGGCAAACTCCGACATGAAGATACAAATCTGGCCAGTTCTACAAT TATGACAGAATCTAGTCAAAAGGAAAACCTGGGAATTGTCGTGTCTTACAGAGTGAAAGTGAGGCTCATCCTGGGATTTGGATCGGG AGACCTGTGTGTGGAGCTACCTTTTACCCTGACTCATCCTAAACCTCCGGAATCTCCTCCCCCCTCCCGTCCTATCAGCGTGGTCTCCAAGGAAGGCGAGAACGCACCAGTGGACACAGACCTCATACAATTAGACACCAA tGGAGTGGAGCCAGTCAAAGATGATGACTTTATATTTGAAGACTTTGCAAGACTAAGATTAAAAGGTCATGATCCAGATGACACAGAAGCTTAA
- the LOC105332783 gene encoding beta-arrestin-1 isoform X3, with the protein MANHNQNGSTGTKVFKKSSPSGKITTYLGKRDFIDHLTHIDPIDGIVLIDKDSLRGRKVFAHVLAAFRYGREDLDVLGLTFRKDLYLANYQVYPPVEDQAKPLTNLQERLIRKLGPNAYPFYFELPPNTPASVTLQPAPGDTGKPCGVDYELKTFVAENADEKPHRRNSVRLAIRKLTYAPEAPAPQPSAEAKKDFMMSPGHIKLEASLDKEKYYHGESIAVNVLVDNNTTKSVRKIKISVRQFADICLFSTAQYKCSVAEIDSEEGFPIQPSQIGFCKVFYLTPLLSNNRDKRGLALDGKLRHEDTNLASSTIMTESSQKENLGIVVSYRVKVRLILGFGSGDLCVELPFTLTHPKPPESPPPSRPISVVSKEGENAPVDTDLIQLDTNGVEPVKDDDFIFEDFARLRLKGHDPDDTEA; encoded by the exons ggtTTTCAAAAAAAGCAGTCCAAGTGGGAAG ATAACTACATACCTAGGAAAACGAGACTTTATTGATCACCTAACTCATATAGATCCCATAG ATGGAATAGTTCTGATTGATAAAGATTCCCTCAGAGGAAGGAAAGTATTCGCCCATGTGTTGGCTGCGTTTCGTTATGGACGTGAAGACCTGGATGTGCTCGGTCTGACTTTTAGAAAGGACCTTTACTTGGCCAATTATCAGGTGTATCCCCCAGTGGAGGACCAGGCTAAACCCCTCACAAACCTACAGGAGCGCCTCATCAGAAAGCTAGGACCAAATGCCTACCCCTTCTACTTTGAG CTTCCTCCAAATACCCCTGCTTCCGTCACACTACAGCCGGCTCCGGGGGACACGGGAAAG ccATGTGGGGTGGACTATGAGCTAAAGACATTTGTTGCTGAGAATGCAGATGAAAAACCACATAGAAG AAATTCAGTTCGTCTGGCAATCAGGAAGCTGACATATGCCCCCGAGGCGCCCGCACCCCAGCCTAGTGCCGAGGCTAAAAAAGACTTCATGATGAGCCCGGGCCACATCAAGCTAGAGGCCTCACTAGATAAGGAA AAATACTACCATGGAGAGAGTATAGCAGTCAATGTATTGGTGGATAATAATACCACTAAGTCTGTCAGAAAAATCAAGATATCAG TTCGCCAGTTTGctgatatttgtttgttttcaacTGCACAGTATAAATGTAGCGTTGCAGAAATTGATAGCGA GGAGGGTTTTCCTATTCAACCTAGTCAGATTGGGTTTTGCAAAGTTTTTTACCTGACACCATTGTTGTCCAATAATCGAGACAAACGTGGCTTAGCATTAGATGGCAAACTCCGACATGAAGATACAAATCTGGCCAGTTCTACAAT TATGACAGAATCTAGTCAAAAGGAAAACCTGGGAATTGTCGTGTCTTACAGAGTGAAAGTGAGGCTCATCCTGGGATTTGGATCGGG AGACCTGTGTGTGGAGCTACCTTTTACCCTGACTCATCCTAAACCTCCGGAATCTCCTCCCCCCTCCCGTCCTATCAGCGTGGTCTCCAAGGAAGGCGAGAACGCACCAGTGGACACAGACCTCATACAATTAGACACCAA tGGAGTGGAGCCAGTCAAAGATGATGACTTTATATTTGAAGACTTTGCAAGACTAAGATTAAAAGGTCATGATCCAGATGACACAGAAGCTTAA
- the LOC105332783 gene encoding beta-arrestin-1 isoform X5 yields the protein MSANDWSSPDCRVFKKSSPSGKITTYLGKRDFIDHLTHIDPIDGIVLIDKDSLRGRKVFAHVLAAFRYGREDLDVLGLTFRKDLYLANYQVYPPVEDQAKPLTNLQERLIRKLGPNAYPFYFELPPNTPASVTLQPAPGDTGKPCGVDYELKTFVAENADEKPHRRNSVRLAIRKLTYAPEAPAPQPSAEAKKDFMMSPGHIKLEASLDKEKYYHGESIAVNVLVDNNTTKSVRKIKISVRQFADICLFSTAQYKCSVAEIDSEEGFPIQPSQIGFCKVFYLTPLLSNNRDKRGLALDGKLRHEDTNLASSTIMTESSQKENLGIVVSYRVKVRLILGFGSGDLCVELPFTLTHPKPPESPPPSRPISVVSKEGENAPVDTDLIQLDTNGVEPVKDDDFIFEDFARLRLKGHDPDDTEA from the exons ggtTTTCAAAAAAAGCAGTCCAAGTGGGAAG ATAACTACATACCTAGGAAAACGAGACTTTATTGATCACCTAACTCATATAGATCCCATAG ATGGAATAGTTCTGATTGATAAAGATTCCCTCAGAGGAAGGAAAGTATTCGCCCATGTGTTGGCTGCGTTTCGTTATGGACGTGAAGACCTGGATGTGCTCGGTCTGACTTTTAGAAAGGACCTTTACTTGGCCAATTATCAGGTGTATCCCCCAGTGGAGGACCAGGCTAAACCCCTCACAAACCTACAGGAGCGCCTCATCAGAAAGCTAGGACCAAATGCCTACCCCTTCTACTTTGAG CTTCCTCCAAATACCCCTGCTTCCGTCACACTACAGCCGGCTCCGGGGGACACGGGAAAG ccATGTGGGGTGGACTATGAGCTAAAGACATTTGTTGCTGAGAATGCAGATGAAAAACCACATAGAAG AAATTCAGTTCGTCTGGCAATCAGGAAGCTGACATATGCCCCCGAGGCGCCCGCACCCCAGCCTAGTGCCGAGGCTAAAAAAGACTTCATGATGAGCCCGGGCCACATCAAGCTAGAGGCCTCACTAGATAAGGAA AAATACTACCATGGAGAGAGTATAGCAGTCAATGTATTGGTGGATAATAATACCACTAAGTCTGTCAGAAAAATCAAGATATCAG TTCGCCAGTTTGctgatatttgtttgttttcaacTGCACAGTATAAATGTAGCGTTGCAGAAATTGATAGCGA GGAGGGTTTTCCTATTCAACCTAGTCAGATTGGGTTTTGCAAAGTTTTTTACCTGACACCATTGTTGTCCAATAATCGAGACAAACGTGGCTTAGCATTAGATGGCAAACTCCGACATGAAGATACAAATCTGGCCAGTTCTACAAT TATGACAGAATCTAGTCAAAAGGAAAACCTGGGAATTGTCGTGTCTTACAGAGTGAAAGTGAGGCTCATCCTGGGATTTGGATCGGG AGACCTGTGTGTGGAGCTACCTTTTACCCTGACTCATCCTAAACCTCCGGAATCTCCTCCCCCCTCCCGTCCTATCAGCGTGGTCTCCAAGGAAGGCGAGAACGCACCAGTGGACACAGACCTCATACAATTAGACACCAA tGGAGTGGAGCCAGTCAAAGATGATGACTTTATATTTGAAGACTTTGCAAGACTAAGATTAAAAGGTCATGATCCAGATGACACAGAAGCTTAA
- the LOC105332783 gene encoding beta-arrestin-1 isoform X1, with protein sequence MHMLLFDNNIVPERRRTLDSKIRPQRKGKSNAALYRFDHRFQRVFKKSSPSGKITTYLGKRDFIDHLTHIDPIDGIVLIDKDSLRGRKVFAHVLAAFRYGREDLDVLGLTFRKDLYLANYQVYPPVEDQAKPLTNLQERLIRKLGPNAYPFYFELPPNTPASVTLQPAPGDTGKPCGVDYELKTFVAENADEKPHRRNSVRLAIRKLTYAPEAPAPQPSAEAKKDFMMSPGHIKLEASLDKEKYYHGESIAVNVLVDNNTTKSVRKIKISVRQFADICLFSTAQYKCSVAEIDSEEGFPIQPSQIGFCKVFYLTPLLSNNRDKRGLALDGKLRHEDTNLASSTIMTESSQKENLGIVVSYRVKVRLILGFGSGDLCVELPFTLTHPKPPESPPPSRPISVVSKEGENAPVDTDLIQLDTNGVEPVKDDDFIFEDFARLRLKGHDPDDTEA encoded by the exons ggtTTTCAAAAAAAGCAGTCCAAGTGGGAAG ATAACTACATACCTAGGAAAACGAGACTTTATTGATCACCTAACTCATATAGATCCCATAG ATGGAATAGTTCTGATTGATAAAGATTCCCTCAGAGGAAGGAAAGTATTCGCCCATGTGTTGGCTGCGTTTCGTTATGGACGTGAAGACCTGGATGTGCTCGGTCTGACTTTTAGAAAGGACCTTTACTTGGCCAATTATCAGGTGTATCCCCCAGTGGAGGACCAGGCTAAACCCCTCACAAACCTACAGGAGCGCCTCATCAGAAAGCTAGGACCAAATGCCTACCCCTTCTACTTTGAG CTTCCTCCAAATACCCCTGCTTCCGTCACACTACAGCCGGCTCCGGGGGACACGGGAAAG ccATGTGGGGTGGACTATGAGCTAAAGACATTTGTTGCTGAGAATGCAGATGAAAAACCACATAGAAG AAATTCAGTTCGTCTGGCAATCAGGAAGCTGACATATGCCCCCGAGGCGCCCGCACCCCAGCCTAGTGCCGAGGCTAAAAAAGACTTCATGATGAGCCCGGGCCACATCAAGCTAGAGGCCTCACTAGATAAGGAA AAATACTACCATGGAGAGAGTATAGCAGTCAATGTATTGGTGGATAATAATACCACTAAGTCTGTCAGAAAAATCAAGATATCAG TTCGCCAGTTTGctgatatttgtttgttttcaacTGCACAGTATAAATGTAGCGTTGCAGAAATTGATAGCGA GGAGGGTTTTCCTATTCAACCTAGTCAGATTGGGTTTTGCAAAGTTTTTTACCTGACACCATTGTTGTCCAATAATCGAGACAAACGTGGCTTAGCATTAGATGGCAAACTCCGACATGAAGATACAAATCTGGCCAGTTCTACAAT TATGACAGAATCTAGTCAAAAGGAAAACCTGGGAATTGTCGTGTCTTACAGAGTGAAAGTGAGGCTCATCCTGGGATTTGGATCGGG AGACCTGTGTGTGGAGCTACCTTTTACCCTGACTCATCCTAAACCTCCGGAATCTCCTCCCCCCTCCCGTCCTATCAGCGTGGTCTCCAAGGAAGGCGAGAACGCACCAGTGGACACAGACCTCATACAATTAGACACCAA tGGAGTGGAGCCAGTCAAAGATGATGACTTTATATTTGAAGACTTTGCAAGACTAAGATTAAAAGGTCATGATCCAGATGACACAGAAGCTTAA